The sequence TTGCTGTCCAGCGGGAAAGTCGATCTGCGACGGCTGGCGGAGGCGCTCGATGCCTGAGACTCTGACCGTCGACGCCCTGGTCCGCGCCCATGCCGCTCTCCATCGGGGCAAACCGGCGGTGATCGACCCGATCAACCGACTCAGCTATGCCGAGCTCGACTCGACGTCGCGTGAGCTGGCCGCGGTCTTCGTTCAGGCTGGTATCGGCAAGGGCACCCGGGCGGGGTTGATCATGCCCAACGGCGTTGACTGGGTCCGCATCGCGATCGCCCTCACCCGGATCGGAGCGGTGCTGGTGCCCCTGAGCACTCTGCTGACCCCGCCGGAACTGCGCGCGCAGCTTCGCGTCGCTGCGGTGCAGTTTCTGATCAGCGTCGAGGAGTTCCGTGGCCGCCGCTATCTCGACGACCTACGCGCGGACTCGTCGCTGACAGCGGATCTTCCTGCGCTGCAGCATGTCTGGTCCACTCAAAGCTTGGCGTCGGCCGCCGCCGGCGACGGCCCCGCCAGAATCGTTGAGGCGCTGTCCGCGACCGTGACCCCCGCCGACCCGATGCTGATCATGTTCACCTCCGGCAGCAGCGGCCCGCCCAAGGGTGTGCTGCATTCGCACGGCAGCGCCTTGGGCGCGGTCCGGTCCGGACTGGCCGCCCGCTGCATCGACGCCGACACCCGGCTGTATCTGCCGATGCCGTTCTTCTGGGTCGGCGGCTTCGGTGGCGGGGTGCTGTCGGCGCTGCTGGCCGGGGCCACCCTGGTCACCGAGGAGCTTCCCAAGCCGGAGACCACCTTGCAGTTGCTGGAGTCCGAGCGGGTCACGTTGTTCCGCGGCTGGCCGGACCAGGCCGCGGCACTGGCCCGCCACGCTGGTACCGCCGGCCTGTCGGCGTTGCGGCCGGGCAGTCTGGAGGCGCTGCTGCCGCCGGAGTTGCGCCCCGAGCCCGGGGCGAGGGCCAACCTGTTCGGGATGACCGAGGCGTTCGGGCCGTACTGCGGCTACGCCGCCGACACCGACCTACCGCGTTCGGCGTGGGGCAGCTGCGGTAAGCCGTTCGCGGGCATGGACGTTCGGATCGTCGACACCGACACCGGCGTGCCGGTGCCCGCCGGCACGGTCGGGATGATCCAGCTGCGCGGGCCGCACACGCTGCGCGGCATCTGCCGTCGCACCCGGGAGGACGTCTTCACGGTCGACGGCTTCTACCCCACTGGCGACCTGGGCCGGCTCGATCACGACGGGTTCCTGTTCTACCACGGCAGATCCGACGACATGTTCAAGGTCAGCGGCGCCACGGTCTATCCGAGCGAAGTCGAGACGGCCCTGCGCGGCATCGCCGGTGTCCAGGCCGCGGTCGTCACCAACGTGCCCGACGGAGACCGGAGCCGGGTGGGAGCGGTGGTGGCCGGCGATGGGCTGACCATCGATGACTTGCGCGACCGGTGTCGAGATCTGTTGAGCTCGTTCAAGGTGCCGACCGTGTGGCTGATAGTCGCCGGGCCCGATGCCATCCCGCATGGGCCGACCGGCAAAGTCGACAAACGGCGGGTACGGGACATGTTGAGCACTGGGTGCCACGTCGACCTAGGCGTGAACCAACAACGGAGGGAACGGATATGACAGGACGACTGACCGGCAAGGTGGCATTCATCACCGGCGCGGCACGGGGACAGGGACGCGCCCACGCGGTACGGATGGCCGGCGAGGGAGCCGACATCATCGCGGTCGACGTGGCCGGGAAACTGCCCGACTGCGTGCCGTACAACCCGGCAAGCCCGGAAGATCTGGCCGAAACCGTCCGGCTGGTGGAGGCCACCGGGCAGCGCATGGTGTCCTCGATCGTCGACACCCGTGACTACGACGGCTTGTGTGAGGCGGTCACCGACGGCGTGAGCACACTGGGGAGGCTGGACATCATCGTCGCCAACGCCGGTGTTGCTGCCCCCCAAGCGTGGGATGCCATCTCGCCGGAGAACTTTCGCGATGTCATGGACATCAATGTGACTGGCACCTGGAACACTGTGATGGCCGGCGCACCGCACATCATCGCCGGGCAGCGCGGCGGCTCGATCATCTTGATCAGTTCGGCCGCCGGCATCAAGATGCAGCCGTTCATGGTCCACTACACGGCCAGCAAACACGCCGTCACCGGAATGGCCCGCGCGTTCGCCGCTGAGTTGGGCAAGCACGCAATTCGGGTCAACAGCGTGCACCCCGGTCCGGTCAACACCGACATGGGCACCGGCGACATGATGAGTGCGCTGAACCAGGCCATGGAGACCAACCCGCAGTTGTCTCAGATGCTCACGCCTTTCCTGCCCACGTGGGTGGCCGAACCGGAGGACATCGCCGGCACGGTGTGCTGGCTGGCCAGCGCCGACTCGCACCTTGTCACCGCCGCCGCGATTCCGGTGGATCAGGGCTGCACCCAGTACTGAACGGGGTGCCTGTTCGTCACGGGAACTGTCGTCGTCAAGGTCGGCGGATCGTATTCCACTGATCCACCCCTAGATCCGATTACGCACGACTATGGTGACCGGCTGACACCGTTAGCAGCGCCCCGATGACAACAGGAGGACGGCAATGAGTTCAGCGCTGCGGCATTGCGCCACGATGCCGGCATTTGCCCTTGCTGTGACATCAGCGGCCCTGATCGGACTCGCTTCACCCGCCGTCAGCCTGGCCGACCCGCTAGATGGCTGCGGCTACGGCATGTACTTCAACACAGACACAAATCAGTGCGAGCCCGGGGGCGTAGACCCGCATCCGATCGTCGGACCCGTCGGACCGTTCGGCGTCGGTGTTGGCGGCCCCGCGGGACCTGGTGGCGTTGTTGGCCCCGCCGGCGTAGGCCCGGCCGGACCGGGCCCCGTCGGCCCCGGCCCGGTCGGACCCGGGCGGCGCTAGTCCTGCTGCGCAATCCGCTCGTTGTGAATGCGCACCAGTTCCCGGAAACGCAGCCGGTGGTAGTGGGGAACGGGCTGGATACCCCACTCGTCTTGGGCACTGGCCTTGCCTGCAGCCCCCTCTGGTGGCCCGAGCGGCGGGTAGGGGTGCTTGCACTCCAGGGTGTCGTCGGAGAACCGGGTCTTGAGCAGTTCACTGCAGATCTGGGTGAGGCTCAGCGTCGGGTAGCCGTAGTACACCGCCATGAACGGCAGGGTGAAGGCGCCCTCGATGACGAGCGCCACCAGGCAGACCAAGGTGGCGCGCTTGATCCACTTGTGCATCCGTGCGTAGTACGGGGTGGTGCCCGGCGGCAGTGCGTCGGCGGAAGGTGTTTCCATCGTGGGGCTCCTTGATCAGTCGGAGAAGATTTCCCGGTTGACGGTGTGCAGGTAGGGGATCGCCAAAAACGGTGTGATGTAGAAGATGTCGTAGAGCCACCAGCCGATCACCGGGAACACCACACCGGCGTAGCGCACATCGGCATACATGGTCATGTTGAACACGTAGAGAATCCAGATGAGTACGCCCATCCAGCAGGTGACGATCATCCATTGGTGGCCCCAGCGCTTCATCTGCAGGAACCCGATCGCGGCGGCACAGCGCATCGCAAAGACCGTGAGGATCATGCCGAAGACCATGGATTTCTCGCCGGGTCCGGCTGAGCCGCCGATCCAGAGTTCGTTGTAGTGCCAGAAATAGCCGGCATCGAACATGCCGCCCCAGCCGACCATCAGGACCCGGTTGATCAGGGTGTGGTTGGCGACCAGGTCCAGCGACCAACCCAGGCTGTTGAGCATGCCGTCGATCAGCACCAGGTATCCGATCAGGGTGACGATCATCGGCCGTACGGCCAAGCCGGCGTGCAGTGATTGCCGCTGCAGCCAAGCGCCGCGCAGGAAGATCGGCAAGCCGATGATGCCCGGCACCCACATTCCCATCAACGCTGCGCCGGCGATCATCCAGCGGTCGGCTCGGCGCTGGGCGGCACGCGATTGCGTCTCATGATCGTCGAGCGCGGCGAAGTCTGTCGCCGAAGCCGGCGCGCTCACAGCTGCCACCATCCCCGCGCGAACGACATGTACAGCTGGATGCCGAACATGATGGCCAGGTAGCCGTAGATGAAGATCTGAAAGACGATCAGGGCTCGCTTGCGGTTGCGTTCTTGCTGGTCCATGTTCTGCGACTTCCTTTCCTAGTGGCGCTCGGCCTGAGCGGTGAGCACACTGGCGGCCACTTCACGCAGGCCGTCGTGGATTCCGCCGTCGGTGGTCAGCGGCGCGAGAATGCACGCTTCGGCCGCCTCCAGTTCGGGGGCGCCGGCGGCGACCAGCTGCGCGGCGTTGACGAGCGTGCGCGTCGACGGCGGTTCGAAGTGCAACGCCTGGTCTGCGGTGCGCAGCGCGGTGGCGCACCGCACCAGCCGACCGGCGATCTGTGACTCGATGCCGGTCTCGGCGACGATCACCTGCGCCTCGCGCTCCGGCGGCAGGTACTGCATGGGCAGCGTGGCGAACCGTTGCCGGAATGAGGGCTTCAGCTCTTTGAGCGAGCTCCGGTAGGCGGGGTTGTAGGAGCAGACCAGCATGAAGGTGTCCGGCGCCGTGATGGTTTCGCCGGCACGATCCAGGTACAGGCTGCGCCGGTGATCGGTCAGCGAGTGCAGAATGGCCAGCGAGTCGTGCCGCGCCTCGACGACTTCGTCGAGGTAGCAGATCGCACCGGCCTTGACCGCTTGGGTCAGCGGTCCGTCCGTCCACACCACGTCACCGCCGGACACCAGGAACCGGCCCACCAGGTCCGAGCTGGTCAGGTCGTCATGGCAACTGATGGTGACCACGGGGCGCCCCAGCAGCTGGCCCATGTGCTCGACGAGCCGGGTCTTGCCGCAGCCGGTCGGGCCGGTGAGCATCACCGGGATTCGGCGGCGGTAGGCCTTCTCGAACAACTGCACCTCGTTGCCGTTGGCGAAGTAGACATCGCTGCTCATCGGGCTCCTCGCACGTCGTCGGTCATGCTGCGGTCAGTTCGCGGTGTACGTGGGCCAGTACGCGCGGTAGCTCCGCGACCCGCCGAATCCGTTGGGAGCGGCGCGGTCCGAACACCTCGGGCAGCGGATCGACGCGCACGGGTCCGACCCCGACGTAGTACACGCAGACGCCGGCCTCCTCGGCTTCTTCGACGGCGTGCGCGACATCGGCCCAGGCGTATCGACCTTCGTAGCCCTCGTCGGACATCAGCCCATCGCCGATCACGATGAGCAGCCGCCGTCCGCCAGGCTGCGTCAGCAGCCGGCTGGTCAGATGCCGCAGCGGGGCGCCCAGCCGGGTGTAGCCGCCGGTCAAAAGTCCCAGCGCGCTCGGCGCCACGAACCTCCGGTCGCCGAAGTCCTTGAGGCAGTGCACTTCCACGTGGTGGCGGGTGTTGCCGGTGAACGCGAAGATGCCGTGGCGCTGACGCGCGCGCGTCATCGCCGCCGAGAGCGCGTCCGCGCAGGCGAGCTCCAGGCCGAACAACCGGCCACCGTGCACCCCCAGCGACGAGCTCGCATCGAGCAGCACCGCTGTGGTCACGTCCCGGTCCGCGCGCAGCAGGTCCCGGAAGATCCGGGGCTCGCCGGCCGTGCCGGCCGCCACGTCGAGTCGGTAGCCGACGTAGGCGTCGACATCGAGATCGGATCCATCGGCAAGCCGATTGGTCATGGCGCGGACGGTGTGTTGTTCGAACCACTTACGCAGATCGACCGCGGCCGGGGACGGCTCGCCTGAAGGTATTCGCCGGTTGAATTCCACTACGGCGACGTGGTCTGGCAACAGGGCGCCGGTGTGCAGGTTCCACTCCGGGTACGGGATGCCCGGCCTGCGGTCACGACCGAGAAAGCGATCGTCGTCTTCGGGCCGGCTCGGCGGCGGCATGGTGGTGTTGCGAACACCCCCGTCACCGCCCACCGGTACCGAATACGGACGTGGGCGCCGTTTCTCGTTGCTGGACCACGGCATCCGGCCGAGGCGACGCACCGAGGAGGCCAGGCGCCCCGGTCCGGTCCAAGCGGCCGGCAGTGTCCCCGTCAGCGAATGCCCGGCCAGCGGTTGCCGGGTGCGCGCCAAGGCGATCGCGCGATCGACCATCTCGGCGGCCGGCATCTCGGGATCGGCGGGATCGAGATCCGGCAGCATCCGTTGCAGCTCAGCCACCAGTCCCGGCCACCGCCCGGCAACCCAGCCGAGGGCCACCTGCGACTCGACGAAGGTCAGGGCCAGACGCTCACGCGGCGACAGGTCGGCCAACCGGTACTGCGCGATTCGCTCCTTGGAGGGTGAACATTGCAGCGCCACCCCGCAGGTCAGCGTCCGTCGAGTCCAGCCCGGCTCCGCAGGATGGGGCACATAGACGGTGGACAGGTTCGGGTTCAGGCTGAAGCTTCTTCGGGCGCCGGTCATCAACCGCGCGCCTTCGCGGCGCCGGTCGCTCAGTGCGACCGCCGTCAGCGCGCAGCTGGTCTCGAGCGCCAGGGGGTCCACGGCTGGCTCAAAAGGTTCCGATGCTGGAGAACATCCAGTACCAGAACGCGATGATCAAACACGTTCCGCCCCACGCGGCGACGTAACGGAGAATTTCCCAGAGCCAGGCCATCAGGACTTCCTATCGTTGATCAGTCGGAGAAGATCTCCCGGTTGACGGTGTGCAGGTACGGGATCGCCAAAAACGGTGTGATGTAGAAGATGTCGTAGAGCCACCAGCCGATCACCGGGAACACCACACCGGCGTAGCGCACATCGGCATACATGGTCATGTTGAACACGTAGCCGAGCCAGATCACTACGCCCATCCAGCAGGTCACCACCATCCACTGATGACCCCACCGCTTCATCTGCAGAAATCCGATCGCCGCGGCGATCCGCATGGTGAAGACCGTGAAGATCAGCCCGATCTCCCAGCCCTTCTCCCCCGGGCCGGCAGCCCCACCGATCCACAGCTCGTTGTAGTGCCAGAAATAGCCGGCATCGAACATCGCGCCCCAGCCGTTGAGCAGCACCCGGGCCAGCAGGGTGTGGTTGGCCACCATGTCCAGCGCCCAGCCCACGGCGTTGATCGCGGCATCGATGATGACCAGGTAGCCCAGCAATGTCACGAGCATGGGCCGCACGGTCAGTCCGTCACGCGCAGCCTTGCCCTGCAACCAGATTCCGCGCAGGAACAGCGGGAGGCCGAAGACACCGGCCGCCGCCGTGCCGATGAGCATGCCGCCGGAGATCATCCAGCGGTCTGCTCGACGCTGGGCGGCTCGCGACAGGTCCAGGTGCTCGTCGAGCCCCAGCCCGGACCCGTCCTGCGGTAGCCGTCGCACGCCTACGACGGTAAGGAAATCACTGACTTAAGTCAATGACTTTTACTGGGGCCCGCGGTCGGCGCCGAGGCCACGCAAGGTCCTGGCCACGTAGTCGGCGACCAACTCCGGCCGGTTCGGCCAGTCGTGCGTGGTGATGAGTAGCGCATAGAGACCGAGCAGGAAGAAAACGGCGCTGTTCATCGCGATGACGTCGTCGTCGATTTCGCCGCGTTCCCGCGCCACGTCGATACGCTCGGCGATCAGCACGATCAGCGGGTGATGCTCGCCGTTCTCAGCAGGCGGTCGAGTCGGCGAGAAGTGCAGCGCTAGGAATTCGGTGAACAGCGGATCGCCCAGGCGCTTCTCCAAATCGATGATCAGACGCGCGGACTCACTCAAGATGTCGGAAAGACCCTGGTGCTCGACCAGAAACTTTTCGAACTGCTTGGTGATTCGTTCTTCCTCCCGGCGCTCCAACTCCAGCAGCACATGCTCCTTGGTGGGGAAATGGAAGAAGAACGTGCCGTGCGCGACGCCGGCCGCGGCCACTATGGCGCCGACGTCGGCCTGAGCCATCCCGGTGCGCTTGAACTCCGCGGTCGCCGCACCCAGCAGCCGCTCGCGGGTCTGCAGCCGCCGGGCTTCGCGCGCCGTCATCTTCTCTGGCTTGTCCGCCACGGCCACGACAGTAGCGCCTCAGCGTCTCCGCGCGCATTGGATGACTTAAGTCAGCGTGCGGGATTCCTGGAGGGCCGTTGCGATGAGCGCCCGGATGTTGTTCCGGCAACGTCCGCACACCGTGCCGGCGCCGGTGCACTCACCGACCTGCTTGGTGGTTGAGGCGCCGGCCCGGGCTGCGTCGATCACCTGCTGACTGGTCACCCCAGCGCACAAGCAGACGTACACAGCGCGTCACGCCCCGGCCTCAAGAGCCCTTGCCTCCAGCTGAGACTTGTCCACTTTGCCGGTGGCGTTCAGCGGCAGTGTGTTCACGAAACACACCGAGCGCGGAACCTTGAACCCGGCCATCCGGTCTCGGCTCCAAGCGATCAGCTCCGCCTCGGAGATCGGCGACTCCGCGGCGTTCGTGACCACAAACGCCTTGCCCACCTGGCCCATCCGCTCATCGGGCACCCCGATCACCGCGACCTGCGAGATCCCCGGATGCTCCAGCAGGAAACCCTCGATCTCGGCGGGATAGGCGTTGAAGCCGCCGACGATGAACATGTCCTTCTTGCGGCCGACGATCCGCAACCGGCCGGCGGCGTCCAGCGTGCCGACATCCCCGGTGTGCAACCAGCCTTCGGCGTCGATGGCCTCGGCGGTAGCAGCCGGGTCATCGAGATAGCCGACCATCACGTTGTAGCCGCGCACCAGGACCTCACCGGCTTCAGCATCGCCGGCGATGCGGACTTCGATGTCCTCACATGCCTGACCGGCCGTGGTCGCGATGTCCTCGAACGAGTCGCCACGCCGGGAAGCCGTCACCGTGCCGGCTTCGGTCAGCCCGTATCCGGTCATGATGGAGGTGAACGGCAACTCGTTGCGGATCCTGCGGATCAGGTCCACCGGGATGTCTGCGGCGCCGGTGACCGCGGCCCGCAGCGATGACAAGTCGTGTGTTCCGCCGGCGTCCAGCAGTGACTGATACAGCGTCGGCGGCCCCGGCAGCATGGTGATGCGTTCTGCTTCAATAAGTTCCAGCACGGCATCGACGTCGAAGACCCGCACCGGCACCATGGTGGCGCCCCGGATGCACGCGGCGATGCAGCCCGCCTTATAGCCGAACGTATGGAAGTAGGGGTTGACCATCAGATACCGGTCGCCCTCGCGCAGGTCGGCCAGATCGCACCACTCGGCGTAGAGCCGCAGGTTCTGTTGGTGGGTCATCATGACGCCTTTGGGCCGACCGGTGGTGCCCGAGGTGAAGATGATGTCGGCGATGTCGCCGCCGTCGACGCTGCGCTGCAACGGCGAACCGCTGCTCAGGAAGTCTGATTTCAGGTCAATTACCGGAACCCCAGGCGGGGCGCTGAAATCCAGTCCGAGAAAGCCCTTCTCGACCAGCACCAGCTTGGCGCCGCTACGACGGATGATGTCGTCGGCCTCGCTCGGTTTGAACCGGGTGTTGACCGGAACCAGGATCCCGCCGGCGGTCAGCAGCCCAAAGGCGGCGATGATCCAGGCCGCCGAATTCGGCGCCCAGATCGCCACCCGATCGCCCTTGCCCACACCCGCCGAGGCGAAGGCACCTGCCGCACAACGAACCCGGTCAGCCAGCTGCGTGAAGCTCAGCCGCACCGGGCCGTCGACGATCGCTTCGGCATCCCCGAAGCGATCGCCGACGCTCAGGACCATCTCGGGGATGGTCTCCCAGCGTGGCACCCCTAGACGGTGACGAGCCGACCGAGGTTACCGCCCATGATCTTGGCCTGGTCCTCGATGGGCAGATGCGACAGCGCGGTGATGTAGTGGGTCGGCTCGGCCAGGCCCTCCGGGTGCGGCCAGTCCGAACCGTAGAGCACCTGGTCCACACCGACCAGGTTGATCAAGTCGTCGATGCCCTCCTCGTAGAACGGGCTGACGTAGATCCGGTTCTTGATCTCCTCCATCGGGTTTCCGAGGAACGCCTCGGGCGCCTTCCGGTAGACCTCGGCCATCGAGTCCAACAGCGGGAACATCCACTTGGAGCCGGCTTCCACGATGCCGACCTTCAGCTTCGGGTGCCGGAACAGCGCACCGTGGATCACCCACGAGGCCACCGCGTCTTGGATCGGGCGCCACTCGTTGAGGATGCCCATGGCGTTGGTCTGGAACGGCAGCATCTCTTCGACCGCACCGTCCCACTCGGAGGTGTAGCGAGAGTAGCCACTGTCCGACGAGTGCATCCCGATGAAGACGTCGTATTCGACGCACTTCTCCCAGAACGGGTCGAACTCGGGCAGCGCGAACGAACGCGGGCCGCGGAAGCCGGGCACCGGGGCCGGACGGATCAGAATCGCCCGGGCGCCGCGCTTGACCACCCACTCCAGTTCCTCGATCGCCTTCTCGACGATCGGGAGCGTGATGACCGGCGTGGTGAAGATGCGGTTCTGGTAGTTGAAGCCCCAGACCTCGTCCAGCCACTGGTTCAGCGCGTGGATGATGACGTGGATGGTGACCGGGTCATCCCGCAGCCGCTCCTCGATGAGGCTGGCCAGGGTCGGGAACATCAGCGAGCGATCGATACCCAGCTCATCCATCAGCTCCAGCCGAGGGGCGGGCTCGAAGAACGCCGGGATGGATTTCATCGGTTCGCCGAACAGTTCGCGCTTGCTCTTGCCGTCGGGGTTGCCGTACTTGAAGTACTCCTCCCATGCGCCCGGCTTGGCGACCACCGAGAAGGTGGGGTTCGGGATGTAGTTGCTGATCTGGCCGCGGATGGCGATCTTGGTGCGCCCGTTCACCTCTACGTACTGGACGACGTCCTTGTACTCCTTGGGCAGGTACTTGGTCAGCGCTTCCGGCGGCTCGTAAAGGTGGTTATCCGCATCAAACAAGGGGAACGGGACGTCCACGCGATGTGACAGTTGACCCATGAAATGCTCCTTTTCGGTTCATGAGAATCTTATTCTCATAAAGGTGTCGTTGCAACACTCTCGGCGAGCTGTTTGCGCACCAGGTACTTCTGCACCTTGCCGCTGGCGGTGCGCGGGAAGTCCTCGACCTCCCGCAATTCCTCGGGCCACTTCTGCCGCGCGACGCCCATCCGCTCGAAGTGCTCCCGCACTTCCGTTAGGGCCGGCAGCACGCATCCCGGCTTGAGGCGCAGCACCGCGACCGCCCGCTCCCCCAACCGGGCATCCGGCGCCGCGACCACCACCGCTTCGGCCACCGCCGGCATCGCCAGCAGGACCTCCTCGACCTCCACCGCGCTGATGTTCTCGCCACCGCGAATGATCACGTCAGCCTTGCGGTCGGTGATGGTCAGATACCCGTCGGTGTCGAGCACTCCGATGTCGCCGGTGTGGTACCAGCCCTCGGCATCGAACGCCGCCTCGGTCAGCGCGTCATCGGTGTAGCCCAGGCACAGGTCGGGTCCGCGGCTCAGGATTTCGCCGTCGGGGGCCAGCCTCAGCTCCACACCCGGCCGGGCGTCGCCGTCGGTGAACAACCGCTTGTGCTCCGGGGCGTTCGGGCCCGAACCGGTGATCGACGGATGCTCGGTGCTGCCGTAGGAGCGGAAGACGAAGATGCCCAGCTCGGCCAGTCGGCGGGTGACGGCGGCGGGCACCGTCGCCCCACCGAGGCCGACGTGACGGATATGGCTCAGGTGCTCGTCGGTGAAGTCCGGATGGTCGAGCAGGCTGGTGACGAAGTACGGCGGCCCACCGCCGATCGACACCCCCTGCTCCGCCATCAGCGCCAGCACCCGGGCGGGATCCCAGACGTCGGCGAGATCGATCGGCGCCCCCTCCAGCACCGGGATGAGGAACGCCCCGACCATGCCGATGAAGTGTCCGACCGGAGTGGCGGTCAGCTGCCGGCCGCGGTCCTTCGGGTAGTTGGCCAGCAACTGGCGCGTCTCGCAGCACAGGGTCTGGTGACTGTGGATCACACCCTTGGGTTCGCGGGTGGTCCCGGAGGTGAACGCGATCAACGCCGGCGCCCCGGGGTCGGCATCGAGCGTGCCCGCCATCGGTTCATCGGCGAGCAGGTCCTCGAAGTTCTGACCCACGACGCTCGCACCGTTCCCGCCCACCACGCCGACAACCGGGACGTCGGCGCACAGCTCGGGACGAAAACTCATCCGCCCGAATCGTTCGGCGGTGATGAACACCCGCGGCCGGCTGGCCGACAAGATGAAGCCCAACTCCCGCGGGCCGTAGAAATGCACGACGGGCACCACGACCGCACCCAGAAACGCCGCCGCCCAGAACGCCGCGGCGGCCTCCATCCAGTTGGGCAGCTGCAGGGCCACCACGTCACCCGGGCCGACTCCGCGGGCTCGCAACCCGGCCGCCAACCGGCGGGCAACGAGCTCCACGTCACCGAAGTTTCCCCGCCACGGCCGAACCGCCGAATGCACCTCGAAGCCGGTCTCGGCACCCGCGGCCAGCCCGGCCGCGAGCAGGTCACCGAGGGTTTCGCGGGTCCACCAGCCCTGCTCTTCGTAGCGCCGAACCAGGTCGGCAGGAATCTTTCGCATCTCGCCCGCGATGCTATTCTCCGTTTTTGAGAATGCCAATATCTTGAGTGGAGAGCCATGGGCCAGGACTGTCCGGACGAGCTGGACGTGCAACTGGATGACGGCCTGGCCATCATCACCATCGACCGGCCCCAGGCCCGCAACGCCATCGCGCCGGAGACCATGGACCAACTCGACCGGGCGCTGGACAAGGTCGCCGGGGCGCAGGCGCTGGTGATCACCGGCGGCGGCGACCGGGCTTTCGTCTCCGGCGGCGACCTCAAGCAGCTCGCCGCCCTGCGCACCGAGGCCGAAGCGGCGACCATGGCCTGGCGGATGCGCACGCTGTGTGATCGGATCGCCGCGTTTCCGGCACCGGTGATCGCCGCCCTGAACGGCCACGCGTTGGGCGGTGGCGCCGAAGTCGCGGTCGCGGCCGACATCCGCATCGCCGCCGCGGACATCAAGATCGCGTTCAATCAGGTGTCGCTGGCGATCATGCCGGCCTGGGGTGGCGCCGAGCGGCTGGGCAAGTTGGTCGGACACAGTCAGGCGCTGCTGCTGGCCGGCACCGGAACCATGCTGGACGCTCCGGCGGCCGAACGCATCGGCCTGATCAACCGGGTGGTTCCCCGGGAATCCTTCGACGCCGAATGGCGCGCCTTGGCCCGGTCCTTGGCCAACCCGTCGGC is a genomic window of Mycolicibacter heraklionensis containing:
- a CDS encoding CbbQ/NirQ/NorQ/GpvN family protein — protein: MSSDVYFANGNEVQLFEKAYRRRIPVMLTGPTGCGKTRLVEHMGQLLGRPVVTISCHDDLTSSDLVGRFLVSGGDVVWTDGPLTQAVKAGAICYLDEVVEARHDSLAILHSLTDHRRSLYLDRAGETITAPDTFMLVCSYNPAYRSSLKELKPSFRQRFATLPMQYLPPEREAQVIVAETGIESQIAGRLVRCATALRTADQALHFEPPSTRTLVNAAQLVAAGAPELEAAEACILAPLTTDGGIHDGLREVAASVLTAQAERH
- a CDS encoding TetR/AcrR family transcriptional regulator, which translates into the protein MAVADKPEKMTAREARRLQTRERLLGAATAEFKRTGMAQADVGAIVAAAGVAHGTFFFHFPTKEHVLLELERREEERITKQFEKFLVEHQGLSDILSESARLIIDLEKRLGDPLFTEFLALHFSPTRPPAENGEHHPLIVLIAERIDVARERGEIDDDVIAMNSAVFFLLGLYALLITTHDWPNRPELVADYVARTLRGLGADRGPQ
- a CDS encoding mycofactocin-coupled SDR family oxidoreductase, whose protein sequence is MTGRLTGKVAFITGAARGQGRAHAVRMAGEGADIIAVDVAGKLPDCVPYNPASPEDLAETVRLVEATGQRMVSSIVDTRDYDGLCEAVTDGVSTLGRLDIIVANAGVAAPQAWDAISPENFRDVMDINVTGTWNTVMAGAPHIIAGQRGGSIILISSAAGIKMQPFMVHYTASKHAVTGMARAFAAELGKHAIRVNSVHPGPVNTDMGTGDMMSALNQAMETNPQLSQMLTPFLPTWVAEPEDIAGTVCWLASADSHLVTAAAIPVDQGCTQY
- a CDS encoding nitric oxide reductase activation protein NorD, producing the protein MDPLALETSCALTAVALSDRRREGARLMTGARRSFSLNPNLSTVYVPHPAEPGWTRRTLTCGVALQCSPSKERIAQYRLADLSPRERLALTFVESQVALGWVAGRWPGLVAELQRMLPDLDPADPEMPAAEMVDRAIALARTRQPLAGHSLTGTLPAAWTGPGRLASSVRRLGRMPWSSNEKRRPRPYSVPVGGDGGVRNTTMPPPSRPEDDDRFLGRDRRPGIPYPEWNLHTGALLPDHVAVVEFNRRIPSGEPSPAAVDLRKWFEQHTVRAMTNRLADGSDLDVDAYVGYRLDVAAGTAGEPRIFRDLLRADRDVTTAVLLDASSSLGVHGGRLFGLELACADALSAAMTRARQRHGIFAFTGNTRHHVEVHCLKDFGDRRFVAPSALGLLTGGYTRLGAPLRHLTSRLLTQPGGRRLLIVIGDGLMSDEGYEGRYAWADVAHAVEEAEEAGVCVYYVGVGPVRVDPLPEVFGPRRSQRIRRVAELPRVLAHVHRELTAA
- a CDS encoding FadD3 family acyl-CoA ligase, which gives rise to MPRWETIPEMVLSVGDRFGDAEAIVDGPVRLSFTQLADRVRCAAGAFASAGVGKGDRVAIWAPNSAAWIIAAFGLLTAGGILVPVNTRFKPSEADDIIRRSGAKLVLVEKGFLGLDFSAPPGVPVIDLKSDFLSSGSPLQRSVDGGDIADIIFTSGTTGRPKGVMMTHQQNLRLYAEWCDLADLREGDRYLMVNPYFHTFGYKAGCIAACIRGATMVPVRVFDVDAVLELIEAERITMLPGPPTLYQSLLDAGGTHDLSSLRAAVTGAADIPVDLIRRIRNELPFTSIMTGYGLTEAGTVTASRRGDSFEDIATTAGQACEDIEVRIAGDAEAGEVLVRGYNVMVGYLDDPAATAEAIDAEGWLHTGDVGTLDAAGRLRIVGRKKDMFIVGGFNAYPAEIEGFLLEHPGISQVAVIGVPDERMGQVGKAFVVTNAAESPISEAELIAWSRDRMAGFKVPRSVCFVNTLPLNATGKVDKSQLEARALEAGA
- a CDS encoding class I adenylate-forming enzyme family protein, with the translated sequence MPETLTVDALVRAHAALHRGKPAVIDPINRLSYAELDSTSRELAAVFVQAGIGKGTRAGLIMPNGVDWVRIAIALTRIGAVLVPLSTLLTPPELRAQLRVAAVQFLISVEEFRGRRYLDDLRADSSLTADLPALQHVWSTQSLASAAAGDGPARIVEALSATVTPADPMLIMFTSGSSGPPKGVLHSHGSALGAVRSGLAARCIDADTRLYLPMPFFWVGGFGGGVLSALLAGATLVTEELPKPETTLQLLESERVTLFRGWPDQAAALARHAGTAGLSALRPGSLEALLPPELRPEPGARANLFGMTEAFGPYCGYAADTDLPRSAWGSCGKPFAGMDVRIVDTDTGVPVPAGTVGMIQLRGPHTLRGICRRTREDVFTVDGFYPTGDLGRLDHDGFLFYHGRSDDMFKVSGATVYPSEVETALRGIAGVQAAVVTNVPDGDRSRVGAVVAGDGLTIDDLRDRCRDLLSSFKVPTVWLIVAGPDAIPHGPTGKVDKRRVRDMLSTGCHVDLGVNQQRRERI
- a CDS encoding (2Fe-2S)-binding protein, which produces MYVCLCAGVTSQQVIDAARAGASTTKQVGECTGAGTVCGRCRNNIRALIATALQESRTLT